From the Burkholderia ubonensis subsp. mesacidophila genome, the window AACGGTGCTGATTATTCGACTAGAATGCGTGCGATGGAATGAACAGAACTGAACAATCACCTTCAAAGTGTTCAGCGATTCTCACTGAACACTTTGGTTGAGCTCCTTGACGGTGGTGTCCGATGAAACTTGCGCTCGATACGACGGCCGGCGTTCCGCTGACCGAGCAGCTGGCCAGCCAGCTCGAACAGATGATCCGCTCGCGGCATTTGCGCAGCGGCGTGAAGCTGCCGTCGATCCGCAAGATGGCGGCCGACCAGCAGATCAGCCGCTTCCCCGTCATCGAGGCGTACGATTTGCTCGCCGCCCGCGGGCTGATCCGGCCCCGCCACGGTTCCGGCTTCTATGTGACCGACCGGTTCGATGCCGACACCCACCCCGGCGGCACGGATCCGCGGGTCGCCGAGGAAGAATCGAGCCACATCCTTGGTCAATTCGCATCGATCGACGATCGCGTGAAACTGTCGAGCGGCTTCATGCCGGCGGCCTGGCGCGACGTCGACGGCATCGCGCAGGCGGTGCGCCACGTCGTGCGCAGCGACGCGGCGAACCTCGTCGACTACGCCCAGCCGCAGGGCGATCCGCTGCTGCGCCAGCAGCTGTGCCGGCACATTGCGCCGCTCGGCATCGACGCGCAGCCGCAGCAGATCCTCGTCACGCACAGCGCGAGCCAGGCGCTCGATCTCGTCGTGCGCCTGATGCTGAAGCCGGGCGACACGGTGTTCGTCGAGGATCCCGGCTACTTCAACCTGTTCGGCCTGCTGAAGCTGCATGGCGTGAAGCTCGTCGGCGTGCCCCGCCGCGCGACCGGGCCGGACGTCGAGATGGCCGAAGCGCTGCTGCGCGAACACCATCCGAAGCTGTTCTTCGTCAATACCGTGTTCCACAACCCGACCGCGACGAACGTCGCGCCGCAGGTCATGTTCCGGCTGCTGCAGCTCGCGCACCAGCACGGCTTCACGCTCGTCGAGGATGACGTCTACGCGGACTTCGAAGCAACGCCGTCGCAGCGGCTCGCGACGCTCGACCAGCTCGAGCGCGTGATCTATCTCGGCGGGTTCTCGAAGACGCTGTCGTCGTCGCTGCGGATCGGCTACCTGGCCGCGCGGCCCGACCTGATCAAGCATCTCGTCGACCTGAAGGCGCTCACCAGCATGGGCGGCGCGCGGATCGCGGAGAGCATCGTCGCGCTGCTGCTCGAGCGCGGCACGCACCGCAAGCATCTGGAGCGGCTGCGCAGGCGCCTTGCGCACGCGTCGGCCTACGCGGTCGCGCGGTTGCGGCAGGCGGGATGGGAAGTCTACGAGCAACCGAGCGGCGGGATGTTCGTGTGGGCCTGCGTGCCGGGCGTGGACGATTCCGCGCGGCTCGTCGATGCCGCACGCACGTTCGGGCTCGATCTCGCGCCGGGACGAGACTATCGGCCGAACGGAGAGGCGACGCCGTGGGTCCGGCTCAACGTGGCGGCGGCGAGCGACCCGCTGGCAGAGCCGTTCATCGAGGCGGCGGCGCAGTTCGGGCGAGTGAACTGACGGGCATGCTGGTGCAGCGTAACGGCGCGGACTATCGCCACCCGCACGCGCGCCCAGAGCCGCTCCATAGTATGGCCGCGACCGGCGCGACTCGCGGATCGCCATGAAACAACACGATTCCTATCGCGCCCTGCTCGACATCCCGGGTTTGTCGCCTTTGCTCGTCGCAGCGACCTTCTCGCGCCTTGCCGGACGGATGTTCGTCCTGACGCTGGTTCTTTTTGTCCTGGCGCGGTTTTCGTCGCCCGAGCTGGCCGGATGGCTGACGTTCGCTGCAATCGTACCCGGCTTGGTCGTCAGCCCTGTTGCGGGCGCGACCCTCGATCGCGTCGGGCCGACAACGGCTGTCCGGATCGACTTCATCGCCAGCGCCATCTTCGTTGCGGCTGTCGGCGGCGATCTTGCTGATCGCCACCACATACGCCGGCGCAGCGGTATTCATGTCGTTCGTTCCGCACCTGTCCGGACTGGCCCGCGCCCAAGCCTCGATCTGGCAGCAGGATGGTTGCCGGGCAACCAACGCTTCGAGGACTCGCGATTTCCTATTCGTTGCACCAGGTCACTTGGGGCGCGCTCATCGTGGTCGTCCCGACATTTGTCGCCGAGCACTTCTCCAAGGGCGCAGCCAGTTCGATTGCCGGCCTGATGTGGGCCGCGGTCGGCGTCGCAGGCGGAGTCGGCGCGTTGCTTGCCAGTCATCTGCGTACAGTCGGCCGGGAGCGTCGAATCATGGCCGTCGGCATGGCTGCGACCGCAGCCGCCGCGTGGCCCGTTGCAGGCGAGTTCGGACTCGGCGGGCTGGTCGCCGCGCTGATCGTCGTCGGCGTTGCATCCGGCCCGATAGACGTCGCGTTGCTGACGCTGCGCCAGAGGCGAACGGACCCTCGGCAACTCGGCCGTGTGATGTCCATCTCGATGAGCCTGAATGTGGCGGGGTTTCCAATCGGATCCGCCATTGCCGGAACGTTGATCACCACTTCAACTTCATCTTCGCTCGCGCTGATGGTGGCGGGCATCGCCTCCGTGATGGCCGCACTCGCGACGTCGGCCATCCCGCACGAGATCACCCAGGCCCAGGCCGGGAAAGAGCCCGGTTAGCGATCGTCGGCGCCCGATCGCATCGGGACGCCACGCGTGCCTGCCCGCGAGACGCTCCGGCCTCGCGCGAACCACCCATCCCGACGTTGGTCGATCGGATAGCAGCTCGCAACGCACGCGCCATGTAAACTGTGGCCTATTGCACACCGGTTCCAACAGGCCGGTCACGACCCTATCGAGGGTTCGGCGCCGCCGCTTTCATGAATCCGGCCGATTCACGGCAAGCAGCCGGCGGCCGCGGATGAACCCCGGACATGTGCGGGACGCACGCTATCCCGCCCAAAACCAACCGATTACGCTCATTTTTGATGGAAAACACGCCCGTCAGTCACGAAACCCCAATGGACTCGACATCGCTCAAAGGCACGCCCGCCGCGGCCGCGAGCGATACGCAGTCGGCAGCGGCCCGAGCCGTCGCCGGGCTCGAAAACCATACGCCGATGATGCAGCAGTACCTGCGCATCAAGGCCGACCACCCCGACACGCTCGTCTTCTACCGGATGGGCGATTTCTACGAACTGTTCTTCGACGATGCGGAAAAGGCCGCGCGCCTGCTCGACCTGACCCTGACACAGCGCGGCGCATCGGGCGGCAATCCGATCCGGATGGCCGGCGTGCCGCACCACGCGGTCGAGCAGTACCTCGCGAAGCTCGTCAAGATGGGCGAATCGGTTGCGCTCTGCGAACAGATCGGCGACCCGGCCACGTCGAAGGGCCCCGTCGAGCGCAAGGTCGTGCGCGTCGTCACGCCGGGCACGCTGACCGACGCCGCGCTGCTGTCCGACAAGAGCGACGTCTACCTGCTCGCGATGTGCACGGGCCACAACAAGCGCGGCGTCGCGGTCAACATCGGCCTCGCGTGGCTCAACCTCGCCAGCGGCGCGCTGCGCCTCGCGGAGATCGAACCCGACCAGCTCGGCGCCGCGCTGGAGCGCATCCGGCCGGCCGAGATTCTCGCGGCGGACGCGTCCGCTGACGCGATGCCCGCCGGCGCGGGCGCGCTCAAGCGCGTGCCGGCCTGGCATTTCGACATCGCGGCGGGCACGCAGCGCCTGTGCGACCAGCTCGACGTCGCGAGCCTCGACGGATTCGGCGCGCACTCGCTGACGAGCGCCTGCGGCGCCGCGGGCGCGCTGCTCCTGTATGCGGCGGCCACGCAAGGCCAGCAGCTGCGGCACGTGCGCAGCCTGAAGGTCGAGAACGAAACCGAATACATCGGGCTCGATCCGTCCACGCGCCGCAACCTCGAGCTGACCGAGACGCTGCGCGGCACCGAATCGCCGACGCTGTATTCGCTGCTCGATACCTGCTGCACGACGATGGGCAGCCGCCTGCTGCGCCACTGGCTGCACCATCCGCCGCGCGCGTCCGTCGCCGCGCGGTCGCGCCAGCAGGCGATCGGCGCGCTGCTCGACGCGCCCGCGAACGCGAGCCTCGATGCGCTGCGCAGCGCGCTGCGCCAAATCGCCGACGTCGAACGGATCACCGGCCGCCTCGCGCTGCTCTCCGCGCGGCCGCGCGACCTGTCGAGCCTGCGCGACACGTTCGCCGCGCTGCCGGCGCTGCGCGAGCGCATCAGCCAGATCGTCGGCAACGCGGACGCGATCGCCCGCCTCGACGCCACGCTGGCGCCGCCCGCCGAATGCCTGGACCTGCTGACGAACGCGATCACCCCCGAGCCGGCGGCGATGGTGCGCGACGGCGGCGTGATCGCGCGCCGCTACGATGCGGAGCTCGACGAGCTGCGCGACATCTCGGAAAACTGCGGCCAGTTCCTGATCGACCTCGAAGCGCGCGAGCGCGCCCGCACCGGCATCGCGAACCTGCGGGTCGAGTACAACAAGGTGCACGGCTTCTACATCGAAGTCACGCGCGGGCAGACCGACAAGGTGCCGGACGACTACCGCCGCCGCCAGACGCTGAAGAACGCCGAACGCTACATCACGCCCGAGCTGAAGACCTTCGAGGACAAGGCGCTGTCCGCGCAGGAACGGGCGCTCGCGCGCGAGCGCGCGCTGTACGACGCGGTGCTGCAGGCGCTGCTGCCGTTCATTCCCGAATGCCAGCGCGTCGCGTCCGCACTCGCGGAACTCGACCTGCTCGCCGCGTTCGCCGAGCGCGCCCGCGCACTCGACTGGGTCGCCCCCACGTTCACCGACGAGATCGGCATCGACATCGAGCAAGGCCGGCATCCGGTCGTCGAGGCGCAGGTCGAGCAGTTCATCGCGAACGACTGCAAGCTCGGCACGGAACGCAAGCTGCTGCTGATCACCGGCCCGAACATGGGCGGTAAGTCGACGTTCATGCGGCAGACCGCGCTGATCGCGCTGATGGCCTATGTCGGCAGCTACGTGCCGGCGAAGTCCGCGTGCTTCGGCCCGATCGACCGGATCTTCACGCGGATCGGCGCGGCGGACGATCTCGCCGGCGGCCGCTCGACGTTCATGGTCGAGATGACCGAGGCGGCGGCGATTCTCAACGACGCGACGCCGCAAAGCCTCGTGCTGATGGACGAAATCGGCCGCGGCACGTCGACGTTCGACGGCCTCGCGCTCGCGTGGGCGATCGCGCGGCACCTGCTCGCGCACAACGGCTGCTACACGCTGTTCGCGACGCACTACTTCGAACTGACGCAGCTGCCGGCCGAATTCCCGCATGCGGCCAACGTCCACCTGTCGGCGGTCGAACACGGTCACGGCATCGTGTTCCTGCACGCGGTCAACGAAGGCCCCGCCAACCAGAGCTACGGGCTGCAGGTTGCGCAGCTCGCAGGCGTTCCGGCGCCGGTGATCCGTGCGGCGCGCAAGCATCTCGCATATCTCGAGCAGCAATCGGCCGCGCAGCACACGCCGCAACTCGACCTGTTCAGCACGCAGCCGGCTGCCGACGACCTCGAATGCGCGGACGCGCCGGTGACGCCGAGCGCGCCCCACCCTGCGCTCGAAAAACTGCGCGACATCGACCCCGACGACCTGAAACCGCGTGAAGCGCTCGACCTGCTGTACGAGCTGCGCGCGCTCGCCCAGTCGCACGATGCCGACGGGCACGCGTAAGCGCGCGGCAGCCGGCCGGCTCGCGCACGTCGCGCTCGCCGCGGCGACGGCGCTCGCGCTTTCCGGCCCGCTCGCCCAGGCTGCTCCCGCGAAGCGCGCCGGCGCGCCCTATTCGTTCGCGGTCGTCTCCGGCGTGATCGCATCGCCTGCGGACGAGGTCGCCGCGCAGCGGATGCTCGAGGCGATGGCGCGCGAGCGCAACCTTGCGTTCGTCGTGTATGCGGGGGATCTGAAGGGAGCGAAGGAAGCGTGCCGCGATGCGCTGTACACGCAACGCGGCGCGATTCTCGACGCGTCGCGCGCGCCGCTCGTGTTCGTGCCCGGCCACGACGACTGGGTCACCTGCAACACGGCGGCGGGAGGCGGCTACGACCCGGTCGAACGGCTCGACTTCCTGCGGCAGACGCTGCTCGCCGATGCGGCGCTGCCCGATCCGGGCGCGCTGCAGATCACGCGCGAGAGCGAAGTCGCGCGTTTCCGGCCGTATCGCGAGAACGCGCGGTGGGTGCGCGACGACATCGTGTTCGTCGCGCTCAACGCCCCCGCGCCGAACAATCACTTCCTGACGGCCGGCGGCCGCAACGGCGAGTTCGAGGATCGCATCGTCGCGAACGGATTCTGGATCGATCATGCAGCCGAATACGCGAAGCGGCGCGACGCGCGCGCGCTGGTCGTGATCTTCGAAGGCGACCCGAAATTCGACCGCTACGAGCGCGCGGAACGCTTCGCGTGGCTGCGCTTCAACCGCCCGCGCGTGCGCGACGGTTTCCGCGAACTAAAGCGCACCCTGGTCAAGGCGGCCGCCACCTTCCGAGGTCCGATACTCGTGATTCATGCGAGCGGCGAGCCTCTGGCGAACGGCTACGTCATCGACCGTCCGCTGCGTGCCGACAACGGGGAACTCGTAGGCAACCTGACGCGCGTCGCGATCGGACCGCGCCAGCCTGCAAATCAATGGGTGAAGGTCGGCGTGTCGCCCGCGCGGCAGACGCTATTCAATGTCAGCCTGCAGGACGTGCCGAAAAACCTGCCGGTGCCGCCGGCCTTGCCGGCCGCACCGCACGACGATGTCCCGCTCCCGCAGATGCCGGAGATCCCGGCCCTGCCTGCGCTGCCGGACGCCTCGTCGGTCGCGCCGCCGCTGCCGGGCGACAGCGGGGCGCCGAATGGCGCATCAGGCCCCGCGCCGGCGCCCTACTACGCGGCTCCGACGCAAGGCGCGCCCGCCAGCTCAGTGCAGCGTGCGCCCTGACGGCTCGCCGTCCTCGTCGTCCTCGTCCTCGTCGACGATTTCGAGCCCTTCCGCGCCGTGCGCGTGCTCATGCTCGATCTCGTCCTCGGTGGCCTCGCGGACGTCCTTCACGGTCAGCGAGAAACGCAGCGCCATGCCGGCGAGCGGATGGTTGCCGTCGAGCACGACCTTGTCTTCCGCGATGTCGGTGACCGTGTAGATCAGCGAGTCGATCTCTTCGTCGGCGTCCTCCGGCGTGCCTTCGAACTGCATGCCCACTTCGAGCGGCTCGGGAAAACGGTCGCGCGGCTCGATCTTCACGAGCTCGGGGTCGTAGTCGCCGAACGCGTCCTCCGGCTCCAGCTGGATCTGCGCCTGGTAACCCGGCTCATGGCCGTCAAGCTGTTCCTCGATCTTGGGGAACGTGCCATCATAGCCGCCGTGCAGATAGACCATCGGCTCGTCGCTTTCCTCGATCAGATTGCCTTGCGCATCCGACAGCTTGTAAGTGACCGACACGACGGTGTTTTTTGCGATTTTCATCCAATTCTCCCAAATACAACTCTCATTATACGATGCGCAAACGGTCTCAAGCCGAACCGCTGGACGGCGCAGCCGCCGCGGTCGGCGCGCCGCCACCCGATCTTCCCACGCCGCTGCTCGGCGGCCTCACGCCGGCGCAATTCATGCGCCGCTACTGGCAAAAGAAACCGCTGCTGATCCGCCAGGCGATCCCCGGCGTGACGTCCCCCGTCTCGCGCGACGCACTGTTCGAGCTGGCGGGCGACTACGACGCCGAATCGCGCCTGATCACGCACTTTCGTAACAAGTGGCAACTGGCGCACGGCCCGTTCGACGACGACGCGCTGCCGCCCGTCACGCGCAAGGCCTGGACCCTGCTGGTGCAGGGGCTCGACCTCCACGTCGACGCCGCGCGCGCGCTGCTCGACCGCTTCCGCTTCATCCCGGACGCGCGCCTCGACGACCTGATGATCTCGTATGCGACTGAGGGCGGCGGCGTCGGCCCCCATTTCGATTCGTACGACGTATTCCTGCTGCAGGTCGAGGGCAAGCGCCGCTGGCGCATCGGCGCGCAGCAGGACCTGTCGCTGCAGCCAGGCGTGCCGCTCAAGATCCTCGAGCATTTCGAACCGAGCGACGAATGGGTGCTCGAGCCAGGCGACATGCTCTACCTGCCGCCGCACATCGCGCACGACGGCATCGCCGAAGGCGAATGCATGACCTGCTCGATTGGCTTCCGGGCTCCGTCCGCCGGCGAACTGGGCGCCCAGTTCCTGTATTACCTCGCGGAGCGCGGCGGCCTGCGCAGCGGCGTGCGCGGCGACGACCTCTACCGCGATCCGAAGCAGCCCGCCGTCGAGACGCCGGCGCACCTGCCGCCGGCGATGGTCGAACGGGTCGCGGCGATTGTCAACGGCATCAAGTGGCGCGAACAGGATGTCGCCGAATTCCTCGGCTGCTACCTGAGCGAGCCCAAATCTAACGTCGTATTCGACCCGCCCGCGCGCGCGCTTTCCGAGGCAGCGTTCGTCGCGCAGGCTGCGCGGCGCGGCGTATCTCTCGACAGACGCGCCGCATTGATGTATAACGCGCGCTCGTACTTCATCAACGGCGAGGAAGGACCACTCGATCAGGCCGCCAATTGGCTGCCCGAGCTGGCCAATCAGCGTCGGATGGAGGCGAAACGGTTTGTAACACTATCCCGGGATCCCTCCATGACAGCCTTGCTGCACGAGTGGTATTGTGCGGGCTGGATACGGGTTGGAGCCGGAATTAGTGTGAGTTGACCCGTATGCCCATGCGAATCAAATTTTGTATGGGAAAGACAACGTATTGACCCCGCATTTGTCGACGGTCGATAGGAAAGTGCATATAATTTCCGCCCAAGCCGTAGGGAAGATTCACGCTCTAGAAGTGCGTCTCCACCAGCGGCCCAGGTCGGTGTTGGAGCACATTACCGGTATTGTTTCGCGCTGTTGCTTACCCTTTAACCATAAAAGGACGTGATCATGAAGAAATCCCTCCTCGTAGCTTCCCTGTTGGCTGCTGTTGCACTGGCTGCTTGCAACAAGAGCGCAGACCAAGCTGCTGCGCCGGCTGCTAGCGACGCTGCTGCTGCCGCTTCGTCGGCTGCTTCGGCAGTTGCTGGTGCTGCGAGCGACGCAACGGCTGCTGCTTCGTCGGCAACGGCTGCTGCGAGCGACGCAGCTGCTGCTGTGGCGTCGGCTGCTTCGGCAGCGACGGCTGCTCCGGCTTCGGGCGCAAGCCAGTAAGCCTCAGCATCAGCTGAAAAAAAACCGGCCCTCGGGCCGGTTTTTTTACGTCTGCACGTTTTGACATCCGCAGGCGTCCG encodes:
- the mutS gene encoding DNA mismatch repair protein MutS codes for the protein MMQQYLRIKADHPDTLVFYRMGDFYELFFDDAEKAARLLDLTLTQRGASGGNPIRMAGVPHHAVEQYLAKLVKMGESVALCEQIGDPATSKGPVERKVVRVVTPGTLTDAALLSDKSDVYLLAMCTGHNKRGVAVNIGLAWLNLASGALRLAEIEPDQLGAALERIRPAEILAADASADAMPAGAGALKRVPAWHFDIAAGTQRLCDQLDVASLDGFGAHSLTSACGAAGALLLYAAATQGQQLRHVRSLKVENETEYIGLDPSTRRNLELTETLRGTESPTLYSLLDTCCTTMGSRLLRHWLHHPPRASVAARSRQQAIGALLDAPANASLDALRSALRQIADVERITGRLALLSARPRDLSSLRDTFAALPALRERISQIVGNADAIARLDATLAPPAECLDLLTNAITPEPAAMVRDGGVIARRYDAELDELRDISENCGQFLIDLEARERARTGIANLRVEYNKVHGFYIEVTRGQTDKVPDDYRRRQTLKNAERYITPELKTFEDKALSAQERALARERALYDAVLQALLPFIPECQRVASALAELDLLAAFAERARALDWVAPTFTDEIGIDIEQGRHPVVEAQVEQFIANDCKLGTERKLLLITGPNMGGKSTFMRQTALIALMAYVGSYVPAKSACFGPIDRIFTRIGAADDLAGGRSTFMVEMTEAAAILNDATPQSLVLMDEIGRGTSTFDGLALAWAIARHLLAHNGCYTLFATHYFELTQLPAEFPHAANVHLSAVEHGHGIVFLHAVNEGPANQSYGLQVAQLAGVPAPVIRAARKHLAYLEQQSAAQHTPQLDLFSTQPAADDLECADAPVTPSAPHPALEKLRDIDPDDLKPREALDLLYELRALAQSHDADGHA
- a CDS encoding MFS transporter, giving the protein MVAGQPTLRGLAISYSLHQVTWGALIVVVPTFVAEHFSKGAASSIAGLMWAAVGVAGGVGALLASHLRTVGRERRIMAVGMAATAAAAWPVAGEFGLGGLVAALIVVGVASGPIDVALLTLRQRRTDPRQLGRVMSISMSLNVAGFPIGSAIAGTLITTSTSSSLALMVAGIASVMAALATSAIPHEITQAQAGKEPG
- a CDS encoding metallophosphoesterase family protein, with protein sequence MPTGTRKRAAAGRLAHVALAAATALALSGPLAQAAPAKRAGAPYSFAVVSGVIASPADEVAAQRMLEAMARERNLAFVVYAGDLKGAKEACRDALYTQRGAILDASRAPLVFVPGHDDWVTCNTAAGGGYDPVERLDFLRQTLLADAALPDPGALQITRESEVARFRPYRENARWVRDDIVFVALNAPAPNNHFLTAGGRNGEFEDRIVANGFWIDHAAEYAKRRDARALVVIFEGDPKFDRYERAERFAWLRFNRPRVRDGFRELKRTLVKAAATFRGPILVIHASGEPLANGYVIDRPLRADNGELVGNLTRVAIGPRQPANQWVKVGVSPARQTLFNVSLQDVPKNLPVPPALPAAPHDDVPLPQMPEIPALPALPDASSVAPPLPGDSGAPNGASGPAPAPYYAAPTQGAPASSVQRAP
- a CDS encoding FKBP-type peptidyl-prolyl cis-trans isomerase translates to MKIAKNTVVSVTYKLSDAQGNLIEESDEPMVYLHGGYDGTFPKIEEQLDGHEPGYQAQIQLEPEDAFGDYDPELVKIEPRDRFPEPLEVGMQFEGTPEDADEEIDSLIYTVTDIAEDKVVLDGNHPLAGMALRFSLTVKDVREATEDEIEHEHAHGAEGLEIVDEDEDDEDGEPSGRTLH
- a CDS encoding cupin domain-containing protein, coding for MRKRSQAEPLDGAAAAVGAPPPDLPTPLLGGLTPAQFMRRYWQKKPLLIRQAIPGVTSPVSRDALFELAGDYDAESRLITHFRNKWQLAHGPFDDDALPPVTRKAWTLLVQGLDLHVDAARALLDRFRFIPDARLDDLMISYATEGGGVGPHFDSYDVFLLQVEGKRRWRIGAQQDLSLQPGVPLKILEHFEPSDEWVLEPGDMLYLPPHIAHDGIAEGECMTCSIGFRAPSAGELGAQFLYYLAERGGLRSGVRGDDLYRDPKQPAVETPAHLPPAMVERVAAIVNGIKWREQDVAEFLGCYLSEPKSNVVFDPPARALSEAAFVAQAARRGVSLDRRAALMYNARSYFINGEEGPLDQAANWLPELANQRRMEAKRFVTLSRDPSMTALLHEWYCAGWIRVGAGISVS
- a CDS encoding aminotransferase-like domain-containing protein, with translation MKLALDTTAGVPLTEQLASQLEQMIRSRHLRSGVKLPSIRKMAADQQISRFPVIEAYDLLAARGLIRPRHGSGFYVTDRFDADTHPGGTDPRVAEEESSHILGQFASIDDRVKLSSGFMPAAWRDVDGIAQAVRHVVRSDAANLVDYAQPQGDPLLRQQLCRHIAPLGIDAQPQQILVTHSASQALDLVVRLMLKPGDTVFVEDPGYFNLFGLLKLHGVKLVGVPRRATGPDVEMAEALLREHHPKLFFVNTVFHNPTATNVAPQVMFRLLQLAHQHGFTLVEDDVYADFEATPSQRLATLDQLERVIYLGGFSKTLSSSLRIGYLAARPDLIKHLVDLKALTSMGGARIAESIVALLLERGTHRKHLERLRRRLAHASAYAVARLRQAGWEVYEQPSGGMFVWACVPGVDDSARLVDAARTFGLDLAPGRDYRPNGEATPWVRLNVAAASDPLAEPFIEAAAQFGRVN